The genomic stretch TTCAGTGATACCAGAATACTATTCGGTGATCCCGAGACTGAAGTTAAAAATGTTCTAATAGGTATAGATATAGAGGGACCTGAGATTCTTCTGGCGGATAGATTGAGAGAGAGAGGTAAGAAAATAGATTTAGCTATATCTCATCATCCCGAAGGTATTGGTCTTGCTAACTTAGCCGATGTTATGAGTGTGCATTCTGATGTTCTATCAAGTCTTGGAGTAGCAGCCAGCGTAGCCGAGTCTTTAGTAGCTGATAGGATTGCGGAGGTCTCTAGAAAGCTCTTACCTGCTAATCATATGAGAGGCATAGCCTTTGCCCGGCTTTTGAATATTCCTTTTATGAGTATTCATACGGCTGCAGATAATTGTGTTAATGCTTACCTTACGGCTCTTTTCAATAAAAAGAAGCCAGGAAGCTTAAGTGATATTATTGATAGCCTTCTTATGCTTAAAGAGTATCAGGATGCAGCTTCTATAAATGCAGGTCCTAAGATAGTGATTGGGAATAAGAAGAGTAAAGCCTCTAAGATACTTATCGATATGACAGGCGGTACAGAGACATCAAAAGAGGTCTTCAGCAAGATTGCAGATAGCGGTGTCTCAACAATAATATGTATGCATCTATCTGAAGAGCATTTTAAGAAAGTGAAAGAGGCGCATCTAAATGCAATAATAGCAGGACATATATCATCAGATAATCTGGGCTTAAATCTTCTTTTCGATAGAGTAGAGAAGAGAGAGAAGTTTAACTTTATAGAGTGCTCTGGATTCAAAAGAATCAGGAGGTTAAAAAAGTAGGATGGCTATTTCAGAAAACATAATAAACGATATCAGAGATAGGGCCGATATAGTTGAGGTGATAGACTCTTTTATTCACCTTAAGAAGACTGGAGGAAACTTTAAGGCGCTCTGTCCTTTTCATCATGAGAAGACACCATCTTTTGTCGTCTCTCCCCAGAAGCAGATCTTTCACTGCTTTGGCTGCGGAGAGGGCGGTAACATCTTTCACTTTTTGATGAAACATCAGTCAATGTCTTTTATAGAGGCTGTTAACTATGCGGCTTCTCTTGTAGGTATTGATATTCCGGACCAAAAGAGAGGAGTAGATCTCAGCGCATTTTTGGATTTGAATAAAAAAGCAGCCCGGTTTTACAGTAGATCTCTCTTTTCATCTTTAGGGAAGAACTGCAGAGACTACATAAAGAGCCGGGGGTTAGGAGAGGATACCGTAAAACTTTTTAATCTCGGTTATGCACCTCAGAGCTGGGATTCCTTGAGTAAGCAACTCAAAGATG from Candidatus Kaelpia imicola encodes the following:
- a CDS encoding NGG1p interacting factor NIF3, coding for MKLKKLYEEAVRIGIENDPRGKTEVAKILREREREYQSMDEREQGYFDLEKLKSPFSDTRILFGDPETEVKNVLIGIDIEGPEILLADRLRERGKKIDLAISHHPEGIGLANLADVMSVHSDVLSSLGVAASVAESLVADRIAEVSRKLLPANHMRGIAFARLLNIPFMSIHTAADNCVNAYLTALFNKKKPGSLSDIIDSLLMLKEYQDAASINAGPKIVIGNKKSKASKILIDMTGGTETSKEVFSKIADSGVSTIICMHLSEEHFKKVKEAHLNAIIAGHISSDNLGLNLLFDRVEKREKFNFIECSGFKRIRRLKK